A window of Roseiflexus castenholzii DSM 13941 genomic DNA:
TATACGGCCGAACATGGCGTTTTGCGCCTGCGCCGCTACGGTGGACATTCCATTCACAACAATCCCTGAGGCTGCCTATGATCGCAATTGAAAAAGTTCGCGACCTGCTCGCTGCTCACGATGCCATCGAGTTTGCCCTCCTATTCGGTTCCTTTGCGCGGGGAAAGCCGAAACCGTGGAGCGATGTGGATATTGCAATTTTTGTCGAGCGGCCCCTTGACCTCTTGGAGATCGGGCAGCTTACGGCAACGCTCGAGTGCAGCCTCGGTCGGACAGTGGATGTGCTTATCTTGAACACGGCGCTCGAACACCATCCTGCCCTCGCCTACAACGTCATTGCCGAAGGCTGCTTGCTGTTCTGTCGCCGACGGGAAGCCTTTGTAGATTGTAAAACCAAAATTATTTTGCGCTATCTCGATACGGCGTTCCTGCGGTCAATGGTTGCACGCGCCTTTGAAGAGCGTCTGAACACCGGTCGCTTCGGCGCAGGAGAGACCCATGCGTGAACGATTGTTGCGCCTCGAAGTGAATGTGCGCGAGCTGGCGCGTTTTCGCCAGATGTACACAAGTGAGGACGTGCGGCGTGAGCCTCATTTGGAATGGGCGTTGCGGTATGGACTGCTGGAAGCCATTCAAATCGTCATCGATCTCAGTTGTCATATCGCCAGTGAGAAAAGTCTGGGCGCGCCGGCGACGTATGCCGAATGTGTAGACCTGTTAAGCCGCGCCGGATTATTGAGCGGTGATGTGGCGAAGGCGGTGTCGGGGATGGTCGGCTTGCGTAACATTCTCGTCCAAGAATACATTTCTGTAGACCTCAATCGTTTATACAATCTGCTTGACCGTCTAGATG
This region includes:
- the hepT gene encoding type VII toxin-antitoxin system HepT family RNase toxin — translated: MRERLLRLEVNVRELARFRQMYTSEDVRREPHLEWALRYGLLEAIQIVIDLSCHIASEKSLGAPATYAECVDLLSRAGLLSGDVAKAVSGMVGLRNILVQEYISVDLNRLYNLLDRLDDFRTFAEQIRPYV
- the mntA gene encoding type VII toxin-antitoxin system MntA family adenylyltransferase antitoxin, producing MIAIEKVRDLLAAHDAIEFALLFGSFARGKPKPWSDVDIAIFVERPLDLLEIGQLTATLECSLGRTVDVLILNTALEHHPALAYNVIAEGCLLFCRRREAFVDCKTKIILRYLDTAFLRSMVARAFEERLNTGRFGAGETHA